Proteins encoded by one window of Sediminicoccus rosea:
- the lnt gene encoding apolipoprotein N-acyltransferase, giving the protein MTTAALTAVPVGAAQPAQVSAAVWLLAPVLGAVQALAFAPLHVAVALPIAFGGLFLLLERTRSLRGAFVLGWLFGVGSFLVGLSWITEAFAVDAARFGALALPALVALAAGLGLFPALSLAAARLLAGDRRGAPLAAALMAAWAAGEWLRGTVLTGFPWNIAGYSLGASDALLQASALIGIHGAGLLAVAAGILPALAVRQRRIWPAALAVMLLAGAWGHGALRLAEVTPEPVTGVHLRIVQPNIAQDLKWAEGEREAILARLLSLSAQAAEGTAPPTHVVWPESAVPYLIAEAPAIRARLAAVVPPDGALLTGAVRRSVTQEGRPALLNSIVALDARGEITAAYDKIRLVPFGEYQPLRRILAALPKLTVGEVDFIPGAPRRALSAVGLPPAWPLICYEAIFPTRPPAGEAAPGWILTVTNDAWFGTSWGPYQHALAARVRGIELGLPVVRAANSGISFVTDAYGREMARLPLATAGVLDVALPGAIAEATPYARWGDLPFALAVMLLAVTAVTLRRRP; this is encoded by the coding sequence ATGACCACAGCCGCACTGACTGCCGTGCCGGTCGGCGCCGCGCAGCCAGCACAGGTGAGCGCTGCCGTGTGGCTGTTGGCCCCGGTCCTCGGCGCGGTCCAGGCGCTGGCCTTTGCCCCGCTGCATGTGGCGGTGGCGCTGCCGATCGCCTTCGGCGGCCTGTTCCTGCTGCTGGAGCGGACCCGGTCGCTGCGCGGCGCCTTCGTGCTCGGCTGGTTGTTCGGCGTTGGATCGTTTCTGGTCGGCTTGTCCTGGATCACCGAGGCGTTCGCCGTCGACGCGGCGCGCTTCGGCGCCCTTGCCTTGCCGGCTCTGGTCGCGCTCGCAGCCGGGCTAGGGCTGTTTCCGGCGCTCTCGCTCGCCGCTGCGAGGCTGCTTGCTGGCGATCGCCGGGGCGCACCGCTCGCGGCCGCGCTTATGGCCGCATGGGCTGCGGGCGAATGGCTGCGCGGCACGGTCCTGACCGGCTTTCCCTGGAACATCGCCGGCTATTCATTGGGAGCCTCGGACGCACTGCTCCAGGCCAGCGCTCTCATCGGCATCCACGGCGCCGGGCTGCTTGCCGTCGCGGCCGGCATACTTCCCGCACTTGCCGTCCGCCAACGGCGGATCTGGCCAGCCGCGCTGGCTGTCATGCTGCTGGCAGGCGCCTGGGGCCACGGCGCGTTGCGCCTTGCCGAGGTCACGCCCGAGCCGGTGACGGGCGTGCACCTGCGGATCGTCCAGCCGAACATCGCGCAGGACCTGAAATGGGCGGAGGGCGAGCGCGAAGCGATCCTGGCGCGCCTGCTGTCGCTCAGCGCTCAGGCGGCGGAGGGCACGGCGCCGCCGACGCATGTCGTCTGGCCGGAATCAGCGGTGCCCTACCTGATCGCGGAGGCGCCCGCCATCCGCGCACGGCTCGCCGCCGTGGTTCCACCGGATGGCGCTCTGCTGACCGGCGCGGTGCGCCGCAGCGTCACACAGGAGGGACGGCCGGCACTGCTCAACAGCATCGTTGCACTCGACGCCCGCGGCGAAATCACCGCCGCCTACGACAAGATCCGCCTTGTCCCGTTCGGCGAGTACCAGCCGCTGCGCCGCATCCTCGCGGCCCTGCCGAAGCTGACAGTGGGCGAGGTGGACTTCATCCCCGGCGCACCGCGCCGCGCGCTGTCCGCCGTTGGCCTGCCGCCGGCCTGGCCGCTGATCTGCTACGAGGCGATCTTCCCGACGCGACCACCGGCCGGGGAGGCCGCGCCAGGCTGGATCCTGACAGTGACGAACGATGCGTGGTTCGGGACCTCCTGGGGTCCGTACCAGCACGCGCTGGCCGCCCGAGTGCGCGGCATCGAGCTTGGCCTGCCGGTGGTGCGCGCCGCAAACAGCGGCATCTCCTTCGTCACCGATGCCTACGGCCGCGAGATGGCGCGATTGCCGCTTGCCACGGCAGGGGTCCTGGATGTGGCGCTGCCTGGCGCGATCGCGGAGGCCACGCCATACGCGCGCTGGGGCGACCTTCCGTTCGCGCTCGCCGTGATGCTGCTGGCGGTCACCGCCGTGACCCTGCGGAGGCGGCCGTGA
- a CDS encoding copper chaperone PCu(A)C, whose protein sequence is MTTPFDRPRGAAILAVHVRPIISAHTVRGDSAEEDLRMKALRPSLLMAAIFLAWRAIVGVPAAAQDVEAGGLLLTGAWTKAAEQDRDLSYAFVTVRNRGQEPDRLLAAFSPVAAAVEIRVPDPAVADGARTMTEGLTIPAAGVVALEPNGPHLFLRGIQQPLGVGDAIRIVLRFERAGPVTLQLRAHYH, encoded by the coding sequence ATGACCACGCCGTTCGACCGCCCACGCGGCGCAGCCATCCTGGCCGTGCACGTGCGACCGATCATCTCGGCGCACACCGTCAGGGGGGATTCGGCTGAGGAAGACCTTCGAATGAAAGCCCTGAGACCGAGCTTGTTGATGGCCGCGATCTTTCTCGCCTGGCGCGCGATCGTCGGCGTTCCGGCAGCCGCACAGGACGTCGAGGCCGGCGGTCTGCTGCTCACGGGCGCCTGGACCAAGGCGGCCGAGCAGGATCGGGACCTCTCCTACGCCTTCGTCACGGTCCGCAACCGTGGCCAGGAACCTGACCGGCTCCTCGCTGCCTTCTCACCCGTGGCCGCGGCAGTCGAGATCCGCGTGCCCGATCCTGCCGTCGCCGATGGTGCGCGGACCATGACCGAGGGGTTGACCATTCCAGCCGCTGGGGTTGTCGCGCTGGAACCGAACGGACCGCACCTGTTCCTGCGCGGCATCCAACAACCGCTTGGCGTTGGCGACGCCATTCGCATCGTGCTGCGCTTTGAGCGTGCCGGTCCGGTGACGCTGCAACTCCGCGCCCACTACCACTGA
- a CDS encoding heavy metal translocating P-type ATPase has product MGAATKLTWRVEGMDCASCVAKVTKAVERLPGVSAVEVNLMAERLTLDLDPAGRPEAVEEQVTALGYVAKRLGGTVAAPPVGAALAACGHDHDHSHGHKHDQGHDHAPAAAKAAAPEPAGHGHSHADHDDPADATKPWWATGKAKLVWLLGALVVGAYALSLVLPERLTYPLFLAATAVALVPFGRRAWALARAGSPFSIETLMVTAAVGATVIGAAEEAAIVVLLFAVGELLENVAAGRARAGIRALASLMPRVAQRIRADGSTEEIPADRLAVGDLVLIRPGDRVPCDGIIEEGTSALDESPVTGESIPVARGPGEAVVAGSINADGALRVRVTRAASDNTIARIIRMVEEATASRAPTQRFIERFSEWWTPGAMIVSLLVIVITPFAFGWDWSTSLYRGLAILLIACPCALVISVPAAMASGLSAGARRGLLVKGGAALEAIGAARTVAFDKTGTLTEGRPKVTDILAADGRSPEQALAIASAVEQGSAHPLAKAILAEAAARGIAVPPASAQAAIPGRAVTGTVDGVAVSVGSPRHAREANATLGVLEAALDRLEGEGKTVAVVLADGAVAGLIALRDEPRADAVAGIAAITALGVRPVMLTGDNRRTGEAIAISLGLDAKAELLPDDKLREIGKLRERGSVVMVGDGINDAPALAAANVGVAMGGGTDVALETADAAVLKDRVMGVAELIGLSRATMANVKQNVAVAVGLKGVFLVTTLMGITGLWPAILADTGATVLVTLNALRLLRWAPTARTTASS; this is encoded by the coding sequence ATGGGCGCAGCGACGAAACTGACCTGGCGGGTGGAGGGCATGGATTGCGCCTCCTGCGTCGCCAAGGTGACCAAGGCCGTGGAGCGGCTGCCCGGCGTCTCCGCCGTCGAGGTCAACCTGATGGCCGAGCGGCTGACGCTGGATCTCGACCCTGCCGGCAGGCCGGAGGCGGTCGAGGAGCAGGTCACGGCACTCGGCTACGTGGCAAAGCGGCTCGGTGGTACGGTGGCGGCCCCGCCCGTGGGCGCGGCGCTGGCCGCGTGTGGCCATGACCACGATCACAGTCACGGCCACAAGCACGACCAGGGTCACGACCACGCGCCCGCCGCGGCCAAGGCCGCGGCCCCGGAGCCCGCCGGCCATGGCCACAGCCACGCTGACCATGACGACCCCGCCGACGCCACGAAGCCCTGGTGGGCGACGGGCAAGGCGAAGCTCGTCTGGCTGCTCGGCGCGCTGGTCGTCGGCGCCTATGCGCTCTCCCTCGTCCTGCCTGAACGGCTGACGTATCCCCTGTTCCTCGCCGCTACCGCCGTCGCGCTGGTGCCGTTCGGCCGGCGCGCCTGGGCGCTGGCCCGTGCCGGCAGTCCGTTCAGTATCGAGACCCTGATGGTGACCGCGGCCGTCGGCGCGACGGTGATCGGGGCCGCCGAGGAGGCCGCGATCGTCGTGCTGCTCTTCGCGGTCGGCGAATTACTCGAGAACGTCGCCGCCGGCCGTGCCCGCGCCGGTATCCGTGCGCTGGCGAGCCTGATGCCGCGGGTTGCGCAGCGCATCCGCGCCGACGGCAGCACAGAGGAAATCCCCGCCGACCGCCTTGCCGTCGGCGACCTGGTGCTGATCCGCCCAGGCGACCGCGTGCCCTGCGACGGTATCATCGAGGAAGGCACGTCGGCGCTCGACGAAAGCCCGGTGACCGGTGAAAGCATTCCCGTTGCCCGCGGACCCGGGGAGGCGGTGGTCGCCGGCTCGATCAACGCCGATGGCGCGCTGCGTGTCCGCGTGACGCGCGCCGCCAGCGACAACACCATCGCCCGCATCATCCGCATGGTGGAGGAGGCGACCGCCTCGCGCGCCCCGACGCAGCGTTTCATCGAGCGGTTCTCCGAATGGTGGACGCCAGGGGCGATGATCGTCTCGTTGCTGGTCATCGTCATCACGCCCTTCGCCTTTGGATGGGACTGGAGCACGAGCCTCTATCGGGGCCTCGCGATCCTGCTGATCGCCTGCCCCTGCGCGCTGGTCATCTCGGTGCCGGCCGCGATGGCCTCGGGGCTGTCGGCGGGTGCTCGACGTGGTCTGCTGGTCAAGGGCGGCGCGGCGCTGGAGGCGATCGGCGCCGCCCGCACCGTGGCCTTCGACAAGACCGGCACGCTGACCGAAGGCCGGCCCAAGGTCACCGACATCCTCGCTGCCGACGGCCGCAGCCCGGAACAAGCACTCGCCATCGCATCTGCGGTGGAGCAGGGCTCCGCCCATCCCCTCGCCAAGGCAATCCTGGCTGAGGCGGCGGCGCGGGGCATCGCCGTGCCGCCGGCGAGCGCGCAAGCGGCGATCCCTGGCCGCGCCGTGACGGGGACGGTGGATGGCGTCGCCGTGTCCGTCGGCAGCCCGCGCCATGCGCGTGAGGCGAATGCCACGCTCGGCGTGCTCGAGGCGGCACTCGATCGCCTGGAAGGCGAGGGCAAGACGGTCGCGGTGGTGCTGGCCGATGGCGCCGTCGCCGGCCTGATTGCCCTGCGCGACGAGCCGAGGGCGGACGCGGTGGCCGGCATCGCGGCGATCACGGCGCTCGGCGTACGCCCCGTCATGCTCACCGGAGACAACCGCCGTACCGGCGAGGCGATTGCCATCTCGCTCGGCCTCGACGCCAAGGCGGAGCTGCTGCCAGACGACAAGCTGCGCGAGATCGGCAAGCTGCGGGAACGCGGCAGCGTCGTCATGGTCGGTGACGGGATCAACGACGCGCCGGCCCTCGCGGCGGCTAATGTCGGCGTGGCCATGGGTGGCGGCACCGATGTGGCGTTGGAGACCGCGGATGCCGCGGTGCTGAAAGACCGCGTGATGGGCGTGGCGGAACTGATCGGCCTGTCGCGTGCGACGATGGCGAACGTCAAGCAGAACGTCGCGGTCGCCGTGGGCCTCAAGGGGGTGTTCCTGGTGACGACGCTGATGGGCATCACCGGGCTGTGGCCGGCGATCCTCGCCGATACCGGTGCCACGGTGCTGGTCACGCTGAACGCGCTGCGGCTGCTGCGCTGGGCGCCGACGGCACGCACGACAGCGTCGTCATGA
- a CDS encoding YncE family protein, translated as MRQFDPQETRLGRRLLVGAALAAPLIAGTSTAKSQPLARAIAPRPSGSLFVLNSLDANVQVLDPASSGDQRRVPVLREPHHLVLTPARDLILVGDSGANEMFLLDPRTGEVRRREPISNPYNLGFTPDGRRLVVTSLRRNQVDIYGWDGAELRFEGRLQAGRKPSHVTFSPDSRYAFVTLQGDDAAIAIDLDTRTEAWRADVGREPAGILWHRGRILVGVMGGDFVAVIDPVTRQADRRITVGRGAHAVFEAPQNGLVYVTSRVDSRITALDPETLEVKRVHEIGGGPDCLTFDADGLIWATLRWSGRIATLDPRSGAVRTIRVGRSPHGILFAPTALA; from the coding sequence GTGCGACAGTTCGATCCCCAGGAAACCCGTCTCGGCCGCCGACTTCTGGTGGGTGCCGCCTTGGCAGCGCCGCTGATTGCCGGGACGAGCACGGCGAAGAGCCAGCCGCTGGCGCGGGCCATCGCGCCGAGGCCCTCCGGCTCTCTGTTCGTGCTGAACTCACTGGATGCGAATGTGCAGGTGCTGGACCCGGCGAGCAGCGGAGACCAGCGTCGCGTCCCGGTCCTGCGGGAACCGCACCACCTGGTCCTGACGCCTGCGCGCGACCTCATCCTGGTCGGCGATTCGGGTGCCAACGAGATGTTCCTCCTCGACCCGCGCACCGGCGAGGTGCGGCGGCGGGAGCCGATCAGCAACCCCTACAACCTCGGCTTTACGCCGGATGGGCGTCGGCTGGTCGTCACCAGCCTGCGGCGCAACCAGGTGGACATCTACGGCTGGGACGGTGCCGAGCTGCGCTTCGAAGGCCGGCTTCAGGCCGGCCGGAAGCCAAGCCATGTCACCTTCTCCCCGGATTCCCGGTACGCCTTCGTCACGCTCCAGGGCGATGACGCCGCGATCGCGATCGATCTCGACACCAGGACCGAAGCGTGGCGTGCCGATGTGGGCCGGGAACCCGCCGGCATCCTCTGGCATCGCGGACGCATCCTGGTCGGCGTGATGGGCGGGGACTTCGTCGCGGTCATCGATCCGGTGACCCGTCAGGCAGACCGGCGCATCACCGTCGGCCGCGGCGCCCACGCTGTGTTCGAAGCGCCGCAGAATGGGTTGGTGTACGTGACATCGCGTGTCGACAGCCGCATTACCGCGCTCGACCCGGAGACGCTTGAGGTCAAGCGCGTTCACGAAATCGGCGGCGGGCCGGACTGCCTGACCTTTGACGCGGATGGCTTGATCTGGGCAACGCTGCGGTGGTCCGGGCGCATCGCAACGCTTGACCCGCGCAGCGGCGCCGTCAGGACGATACGCGTCGGACGCTCCCCGCACGGCATCCTGTTCGCGCCGACCGCGCTCGCCTGA
- a CDS encoding DUF411 domain-containing protein, with amino-acid sequence MTSRRSLLTTALLTALPIPVLAQRVMRISVWRDPNCGCCTGWVAHLRAEGFTVSDQVVPSVAPVRRRLGTPADLLSCHAGEIEGFVLEGHVPAAAIRRLLVERPEGVRGLAVPEMPVGSPGMEVPGAPVDSYDVIAFGSGPHRPFMRFNGPNPA; translated from the coding sequence ATGACATCACGGCGCTCGCTGCTCACCACCGCCCTGCTCACGGCGCTGCCGATCCCCGTCCTTGCCCAGCGCGTCATGCGCATCAGCGTCTGGCGCGACCCGAATTGCGGATGCTGCACGGGCTGGGTCGCGCATCTGCGCGCCGAGGGCTTCACCGTGTCGGACCAGGTGGTGCCCTCAGTCGCCCCGGTACGGCGCCGTCTCGGGACGCCCGCCGATCTGCTGTCGTGCCACGCGGGCGAGATCGAGGGCTTCGTGCTCGAAGGCCATGTGCCCGCCGCCGCCATCCGCCGCCTGCTGGTCGAGCGCCCCGAAGGCGTTCGTGGTCTGGCTGTACCGGAGATGCCGGTCGGCTCCCCTGGCATGGAAGTGCCCGGCGCGCCTGTGGACAGCTACGACGTGATCGCGTTCGGCAGCGGCCCGCACAGGCCCTTCATGCGCTTCAACGGGCCGAACCCGGCCTGA
- a CDS encoding cupredoxin domain-containing protein, which yields MLAFPLMEPARRASAAGDLSRQDPITVVVELGRPDGRHAFEPNRLRFETGKLYRLVLRNVSSDPHYFTSDEFAARIFTRKVQVTQRQPDGREVTLAEFKGSIREIEVYPGHAAEWWFVPVATGRITDLRCGIVAADRRTHAEHGMVGEILIE from the coding sequence ATGCTCGCCTTCCCGCTGATGGAGCCGGCGCGACGGGCATCCGCAGCGGGAGATCTCTCGCGTCAGGACCCCATCACCGTCGTCGTGGAACTCGGACGCCCCGACGGCCGCCATGCATTCGAGCCCAACCGGCTGCGCTTCGAGACCGGGAAGCTGTACCGGCTCGTACTGCGGAACGTGAGCAGCGATCCTCACTACTTCACCTCAGACGAGTTCGCGGCGCGGATCTTTACGCGGAAGGTCCAGGTCACCCAGCGGCAACCCGATGGGCGGGAGGTGACGCTCGCCGAGTTCAAGGGCTCGATCCGCGAGATCGAGGTCTATCCCGGCCATGCTGCCGAATGGTGGTTCGTCCCGGTCGCGACAGGGCGCATCACGGACCTCCGCTGCGGCATCGTCGCTGCCGATCGTCGCACCCATGCCGAGCACGGCATGGTCGGCGAAATCCTCATCGAGTAG
- a CDS encoding Nramp family divalent metal transporter codes for MNPPSEVAAPPAPAGLPSLPEVHRSVTVPNAGGFLRKLFAFMGPGYLVAVGYMDPGNWATSLAGGSAFGYTLLAVALTSSLMAILLQALCVRIGVSTGRDLAQLCRERFPKVVAYPLWLFAEIAICATDLAELIGTAIALELLFGIPLLYGVFLTAFDAFLILWLQNKGVRWLEALIFGFIVLIVGCFGIQIVLSDPDWAAVLNGYIPAVSIVTNQTQLYIAMGILGATVMPHNLYLHTAVVQSRSWNLDEAGKREAIKFATIDSTLALTLALLINSAILITAAATFHASGNTEVAEIGEAYQLLTPLLGAGIAATAFGVALLLCGLNATVTATLAGQVVMEGFLRFRLPPVLRRLVTRLIAIIPAVIVTWMYGASGTAQLLILSQVILSIQLPFAVIPLMLFAQDRNRMGVFTAPAWQLALGWATAAVIVGLNMKLLFDAAFGD; via the coding sequence GTGAACCCGCCATCCGAGGTTGCCGCGCCACCCGCACCGGCCGGCCTGCCGAGCCTGCCGGAGGTCCACCGCTCGGTTACGGTGCCCAACGCAGGCGGTTTCCTCCGCAAGCTCTTTGCCTTCATGGGTCCGGGCTATCTGGTTGCCGTCGGCTACATGGACCCGGGCAACTGGGCGACCTCGCTCGCCGGCGGCTCGGCCTTTGGCTACACGCTGCTGGCGGTCGCACTGACCTCCTCGCTGATGGCGATCCTGCTGCAGGCGCTGTGCGTTCGCATCGGCGTCTCGACCGGCCGTGATCTGGCGCAGCTCTGCCGTGAGCGGTTCCCGAAGGTGGTCGCCTATCCGCTGTGGCTCTTCGCCGAGATCGCGATCTGCGCCACCGACCTGGCCGAACTCATAGGAACTGCCATCGCGCTCGAACTGCTGTTCGGGATCCCGCTGCTCTACGGCGTGTTCCTGACCGCTTTCGACGCCTTCCTGATCCTGTGGCTTCAGAACAAGGGCGTGCGCTGGCTGGAGGCGCTGATCTTCGGCTTCATCGTGCTGATCGTCGGCTGCTTCGGCATCCAGATCGTGCTCTCCGACCCGGACTGGGCGGCGGTGCTGAACGGCTACATTCCCGCCGTCTCGATCGTGACGAACCAGACGCAGCTCTACATCGCCATGGGCATCCTCGGCGCCACGGTGATGCCGCACAATCTGTACCTGCATACCGCCGTCGTGCAGTCGCGGTCATGGAACCTCGACGAGGCCGGCAAGCGGGAGGCGATCAAGTTCGCCACCATCGACAGCACGCTGGCGCTGACCCTGGCGCTATTGATCAACTCGGCGATCCTGATCACCGCGGCCGCCACGTTCCACGCCAGCGGCAATACCGAGGTGGCGGAGATTGGTGAGGCCTATCAGCTGCTGACGCCGCTGTTGGGCGCCGGCATCGCGGCCACCGCCTTCGGCGTGGCGCTGCTGCTGTGCGGGCTGAACGCCACCGTCACAGCCACCCTGGCAGGGCAGGTGGTGATGGAGGGCTTCCTGCGGTTCCGCCTGCCGCCTGTGCTGCGGAGGTTGGTAACCCGGCTGATCGCCATCATCCCCGCGGTGATCGTCACCTGGATGTATGGGGCGTCCGGCACCGCGCAGCTGCTGATCCTCAGCCAGGTGATCCTGTCGATCCAGCTGCCCTTCGCGGTGATCCCGCTGATGCTGTTCGCGCAGGACCGAAACCGCATGGGTGTCTTCACGGCACCGGCTTGGCAGCTCGCGCTTGGCTGGGCGACGGCGGCGGTGATCGTCGGGCTGAACATGAAGCTGTTGTTCGACGCTGCTTTCGGAGACTGA
- the mntR gene encoding manganese-binding transcriptional regulator MntR: protein MPRASPRSLPPPEDHAARFTQQREADRSAIAEDYVELIADLLQEEGEARAVDIARRMGVAQATVAATVARLQRDGLVETKPYRGLFLTPAGQAVASAARARHELVVRFLLAVGLDPETAEADAEGLEHHASEKALAAFARFLAKHEADRK from the coding sequence ATGCCTCGCGCCTCGCCACGTTCCCTCCCGCCCCCGGAAGATCACGCAGCGCGCTTCACGCAGCAGCGCGAAGCCGACCGCTCGGCCATTGCCGAAGACTACGTTGAGCTGATCGCCGACCTCCTTCAGGAGGAAGGCGAGGCGCGTGCCGTGGATATTGCCCGACGCATGGGTGTTGCCCAGGCGACGGTCGCCGCGACGGTAGCGCGGCTACAGCGCGACGGCCTGGTGGAGACCAAACCCTACCGCGGGCTTTTCCTGACGCCCGCCGGCCAGGCGGTGGCATCCGCGGCCCGGGCGCGACACGAATTGGTCGTCCGCTTCCTGCTGGCGGTGGGACTCGACCCGGAGACGGCGGAAGCCGATGCCGAGGGGCTTGAGCACCATGCCAGCGAGAAGGCCCTGGCCGCCTTCGCACGCTTTCTTGCCAAGCATGAGGCCGACCGGAAGTGA
- a CDS encoding MerR family transcriptional regulator: MSATFSIGDLARATGVKPTTIRWYEQEGWLPPPSRTEGGHRAYGAAHLRRLGFIRHARELGFESEAIRALLDLADRPDADCGQAHALATAQIGEIDARLRRLSALRAELQRMATSCEGGVVGECRIIETLADFGHGHCEDPTHGTR, from the coding sequence GTGAGCGCGACATTCTCGATCGGAGACCTCGCGCGCGCCACCGGCGTCAAGCCAACCACGATCCGGTGGTATGAGCAGGAGGGGTGGCTCCCGCCGCCAAGCCGAACCGAGGGTGGACACCGAGCCTACGGCGCTGCGCATCTGCGCCGCCTTGGGTTCATTCGCCACGCCCGAGAACTGGGGTTCGAGAGCGAGGCCATCCGCGCACTGCTCGACCTCGCGGACAGGCCAGACGCCGACTGCGGTCAGGCGCATGCGCTTGCGACCGCGCAGATTGGCGAGATCGACGCGCGGCTACGGCGGCTCTCGGCGCTGCGCGCGGAGCTTCAGCGCATGGCGACGAGCTGCGAAGGCGGAGTCGTAGGCGAGTGTCGCATCATCGAGACGTTGGCCGACTTCGGGCACGGGCACTGCGAGGATCCAACACACGGGACGCGGTGA